AGCTGCACGGGACGCAGGAAAGTATTTTTCTTACAGAACTCCGCGCTCCTTTTAGCGGTACTATAGCGTCTATTGATCTTAAAGTAGGTGAGTTTGTTTCTATTGATCCGGCTAAACGTGATGAAAATGTAGAAATAACAGATAATGATAATATTCAATTAGCCGATTTATCGAAATGGCAGATTAAAACTACGGATTTGACCGAGATTAATATTGCCCGCATAAAAGAAGGTGCAGAGGTGAAGATTACCTTTGATGCTATTCCGGGACTTGAAATTCCAGGCAAGGTAACGCGTATCAGGCCCTTTGGTGAGAAAAAACGCGGCGATATGACCTATGCTGTATTTATTGAACCTCTTCGTATGGATGATCGGATGCGGTGGAATATGACTGCCTCGGTGTCTATTGAAGCAAGTGATGAATAATATTGGTTGGACAGAAGCGATTTCGCTATAGAAAAGATAAGTCGCCGCCCTTGAGGCAGCGGCTTATGTAAATATTATATTTTTATTAGGCAAAAGTAGAATCTGTTGTGATATTGCTTTTTTAGTAGCAGGTGTTGTCATCTTCTATTAGGCAGAATAACAAGATAATTATTACTATGATAATCCACAGCCTAGTGTTTCCGAGGCCAAAAAAACTACAATAGGAACCCAATTGGAACCCTCCTCTTTTTATAACGGTTGCTTAAGAATTATCTGCTAATATAGTTTATGCCGCAGTTCATGATTTGTTAAATTCGGCTTGGTAAAATTTTAAAAAATCGGCTCAAATAGAGCAGATGTAATTTAGACATAACTAATAGCCCCGCAAAAATATGCGAGGCTATTAGTTATGTAAATTACATTCTTAAGTTGACGACATTGCCTGCTATGCAGGTGGCTAACAACAGTTATATAAAAACTCACCAAAACTTTTATAATAGATCATGTTTAGGCCATTATTAAAAAGAAAGAATGAATTTATTAAGTCGCAAGATTCACGTTTTTTTAATTGTTTGAAAATAAAAAAATGTAAAAGAAGGTTTTTTTGTTTTGAAGTAGAAAAAACAAACATAACAAAACATGGCTGAACTAATTTGATATAACAATTATGTTTTAGTTTGTTTATGTTTGTTTATGCTGATGCAGCAAATATTTAATCTGAATATTAGAATACAAGGTATCCAAAAAATAAATGAATTACCTTACAATGACTAGCGAGGTGAAGTTGGTGGCCCCAAGAATTATTTTACACCGATGTCTGGCCTACGTTCCCAACGGGATATTCCTTTTGCAGAAGTTTCAATAGATTGTGCGAGGCGAGAGAAAGATGCAGATGAAAAATATCATTCAGGCAATTATTTGTATGGCCTTAATTTTCTCAATTGTTGGCTGTGCCGGCCAACACGACTTAGTTCAGCAGCTAGCGGCCGAAAGTTCCGTTAAACGGGCTATTACCGATATGGCTGGACGAACTGTGATGTTGCCGCAAAAGATTCATAAAATATATCCGGCATCACCGATTGGATCAGTTTTTGTATATACGATTGATCCGGAACTTTTAATCGGTTGGAGTTATCACATGGCTTCCGATGAGTCGAAATTTATTTTGCCAAATTACCGTAAATTACCTGTAGTAGGGGGCTGGTCAGCTCAAAATGCGACCGGAAATATTGAAGAAATTATGAGGCTCAAGCCGGATGTTATTTTAATAATGAAAACTCTTAACAACTCTGATGTTGCTGCTGCCGATGAGCTGCAAGATTTGACTCATATTCCAGTTGTGATCATTGATGGGGCTATTGAAAAAATGGACCAAGCGTATTTAATGGCTGGGACAGTGCTGGGGCAGGAAGAACGAACTAAAGAACTGGCGGCTTATTGCCGGGAAACGCTGGATACGATTGCCGCAGGGAAAAACGTGCTGGCCCAGCGCAGACCGGTAACTGTTTATTATGCTGAAGGGCATGACGGGCTCGAAAGTGAGCCAATGAATTCGGAGCATTCGCAAATCATTGAATTGGTTGGTGGTGTGAATGTAGTTGGGCAGGATATACCGGGTGGGATAAATTTTGGACGTACGCGTGTTTTGTTGGAACAAGTATTAATTTGGAATCCGGAAGTGATTTTAATTGGTTATTTCCGCGACGGAGAGAGCAGTAGTTTTCCGCAAATCATGGTATCAAAAGAATGGAAAGATATCCAGGCGGTCCGCAATCATCGAGTGTATGAAATACCAAATCATCCATTCAATTGGTTTGATCGCCCCCCAGCTATTAATCGGTTAATTGGAATAAAATGGGTTGCTAACTTGCTTTATCCTGATGTCTATCCTTTAGATCTGCGTGCGGAAGTTCAATATTTTTACACTCTTTTTTATCATTATCAACTTTCAGAAGAAGAAACGAAGGAATTGCTGGAGCGAACCCAGAATTAAGGTGACTCTTTTTGATCAGACATCAAAGTCTGGCAGGCAATGATTGCAGTTTGATGATTTTAAAGGGGGGAAGATAGTGACTGCACTTCAAAAAAGCCCGGATAAACTTTATTTACCCTTGCCGGTTAACTTTTCATCCCTCATGAATTTGACAATTCAGCGCCAAATTCATGACACTATTGCGGTTGCTCTTGAACTGGGGATATTTGAGCAGCTTAATACGTCTCAGTCGGCGCCGGAACTGGCGGCAGAGCTTAATCTCGATGCTGGATGCACTTTTTATGTGCTAAAGGTACTGGTTCAAGCCGGTTACGTAGCAGAAGAAGCAAATCAATTCGTGAATTTGCCTGTAGCCAATAATTTTTTGCGAAAAGAAAGCTATCTTTATTTAGGACATGAATTTATATTTTTGCCTTCAGAGCGTTCTTTTAGCGGCAGGCTGGCGATTCGGCTTCGAAATATTTCACCGGAACCGACGCTGCAAGCGAGGCCGGAACCTGACTGGAATCAGGAGCGGCTTAGGCAGCTTGGCGTATTTGGTTTGATGGGGTCCATTCAGAGTACAGTGAATGCCGTTGACTTGACTGATGCGCGAACCTTTCTTGATATTGGCGGTGGTCATGGTTTTTACAGTATTGCTTTTGCCCAAAAATACCCCCAGCTGCAGACGACCGTATTTGACTTGCCGCATATCGTATCGTTAGCCGAGCGATTCGCTCAGCAATTTGGTGTTGATGAGCAGGCTTTTTTTCGCGGCGGCAATTTCTTAAGTGATGATCTTGGTCAAGACTATGACGTAGTTTTATGTGCCAATGTTCTTCATGGTCATAAACGAAATATTCTTTTGTCGAAAGTCTGGCAAGCGCTGCGACCGGGAGGGAAGATTATTGTCAAGTGCCGTGTTGACGATTCGCCGGATAATCTTGAAAATGCGGTAACAAGATTAGTATGGCAAATTATTGGTGGGCGGGATTTATACAGTATTGGTCAATGGAAAGCTGATTTAATTCAACAGGGGTTTCACGATGTTACCCTGGTAAATCAATTTGGCATTTATGCGACAATTACCGGCTACCGTTAGGTTAGGTGTAAAAGATGGCCTCGGGAGGGAATTCTTTGAAAATTTCAATTCAATCGGTAAAATTGTTAGTGCTGTTACTTTTGTTACTGGTTGTCTTTTTCCTTTCATTTATGATTGGCCGCTATCCGCTCCCTTTGGATACGGTATTATCCATCTTGTTGTCAAAATTTTTTGTGCTGCCCGGTCATTGGATTGACAACATGGAAACGATAGTAATGAAAGTCCGCTTACCGCGGATTGCGGCGGCTGTACTGGTTGGTGGCGCCTTATCCGTTGCCGGCGCCACCTATCAAAATTTATTTCGTAATCCTTTGGTTTCTCCCGCCATTTTAGGTGTATCAGCCGGAGCCGGTTTTGGAGCAGCGTTGGGAATGGTTTTGCATTTTTCGTGGGCCTTTGTCCAAATGGGTGCATTTGCCATGGGGTTGGTTGCTGTAATATGTTCGGTAGGTATCAGTTACTTTTTCGGCAATAAGTTGATTGTCACTTTAGTGCTCGGTGGCATGGTTATGGCGGCGCTATTTCATGCTTTAATTTCTATTTTGATGTATTTAGCGGATCCGCTTGACACGTTGCCTTCCATAACTTTTTGGTTGATGGGGGGGATATCGAAGGTAACTTTGCATGATGTTTACTGGTCTTTGCCGCCGATTTTGATTTCTATTGCTGTTTTATATGCTATTCGCTGGCAAATTAATGTGATGAGTATGGGAGAAGAGGAAGCCTATACTCTGGGCGTTAATGTCAAATTTATTCGCATCTTAGTTTTATTTTGCGCAACGTTGATGACGGCGGCGGCCGTTAGTATTAGCGGTGTGATCGGTTGGGTGGGGCTTTTGATTCCTCATATGGCGCGGATGCTAGTTGGAGCAAACTTTCAGGTGTTGCTTCCGGCTTCCCTGTTGTTGGGCAGTACTTATCTTTTGTTAATGGATGATTTAGCTCGCAGCGTGGCATCAGTGGAAATACCGGTAGGAATACTCACTGCTCTGCTGGGTGCCCCATTTTTTATCTTTTTATTGGCCAGATCAAAGAAACAGTGGATAAATTGATGTGAAATCGTATTGAACTAAGGATGGTTTGAGCCAGAAAGAAGGGGTAGCTACGAATTTTCAAATCCAGAATATTTCTTGTGGCTATGGGGACAAAACCGTGATCGGCGGCATATCCTTTCATTTCAATTCCGGCGATTTATTGTGTTTGCTGGGGCCAAATGGTGTGGGTAAAACTACTTTTTTTAAGACTGTTTTGGGATTTCTTAGACCGCAAAAAGGCGAAATTTTGCTAGATGGTCAGACTATTGAACAATGGTCACATAAAAAATTTGCCATGCAGGTAGCTTATGTACCGCAGGCACATGTTGCCCCTTTTCCCTTTGATGTCATTGATGTAGTGATGATGGGGCGAACCGCTCATTTGGGGGCGCTGTCCTGCCCTGGGGACAACGATAGGAAAATAGCGGAGGAGGCCCTGGCTACCCTGGCAATATCACATCTTAAGAATCAGCCATATACCGAGATTAGTGGCGGAGAAAGGCAATTGGTATTGATTGCCCGGGCATTGACCCAAAAACCTAAATTTTTGATTATGGATGAACCGACAGCAAATCTTGACTTTGGTAATCAAATTAAAGTGATAAATCATATTAAAAGATTGGTTCAACAGCAGAATATGGGAGTAATGATGACAACGCACTTTCCAAATCAGGCATTTTATTGTGCAACGAAAGTAGTGGTGATGGGGAAAAAAAACAAAATTTCAGTTGGAACTCCGAATGAGGTAATTACGGAGAAATATTTGAAAGAAGTTTATGGTGTTGACGTGAAATTTGTTTATTCTGAGGAAGGGGGTTGTCAAACAAAATTTTGTATTCCCGTTGATCATTCAGGGCAATGGGATGTTGAGAAAACAATTGGATAATTTGAATTTCACTTGATAAACAACAATTATCATTTCTTATTTGGCAGTAGGTAGCTGTTTTTTCCTGGCACTACCGAGTTGTGTTTCTGCGGAGGAAGCACCGTCTGATACTACCCTTGAACCGCTGGTAGTTACTTCAACTCCATTAGAAAAATATCTGGTTACTACTAGTGTGATAACGGACAAGGATATTGAGGCTAAAGGAGCCCATAATCTGGCTGAA
This genomic interval from Pelorhabdus rhamnosifermentans contains the following:
- a CDS encoding methyltransferase, with amino-acid sequence MTALQKSPDKLYLPLPVNFSSLMNLTIQRQIHDTIAVALELGIFEQLNTSQSAPELAAELNLDAGCTFYVLKVLVQAGYVAEEANQFVNLPVANNFLRKESYLYLGHEFIFLPSERSFSGRLAIRLRNISPEPTLQARPEPDWNQERLRQLGVFGLMGSIQSTVNAVDLTDARTFLDIGGGHGFYSIAFAQKYPQLQTTVFDLPHIVSLAERFAQQFGVDEQAFFRGGNFLSDDLGQDYDVVLCANVLHGHKRNILLSKVWQALRPGGKIIVKCRVDDSPDNLENAVTRLVWQIIGGRDLYSIGQWKADLIQQGFHDVTLVNQFGIYATITGYR
- a CDS encoding ABC transporter substrate-binding protein, whose translation is MQMKNIIQAIICMALIFSIVGCAGQHDLVQQLAAESSVKRAITDMAGRTVMLPQKIHKIYPASPIGSVFVYTIDPELLIGWSYHMASDESKFILPNYRKLPVVGGWSAQNATGNIEEIMRLKPDVILIMKTLNNSDVAAADELQDLTHIPVVIIDGAIEKMDQAYLMAGTVLGQEERTKELAAYCRETLDTIAAGKNVLAQRRPVTVYYAEGHDGLESEPMNSEHSQIIELVGGVNVVGQDIPGGINFGRTRVLLEQVLIWNPEVILIGYFRDGESSSFPQIMVSKEWKDIQAVRNHRVYEIPNHPFNWFDRPPAINRLIGIKWVANLLYPDVYPLDLRAEVQYFYTLFYHYQLSEEETKELLERTQN
- a CDS encoding FecCD family ABC transporter permease, with amino-acid sequence MKISIQSVKLLVLLLLLLVVFFLSFMIGRYPLPLDTVLSILLSKFFVLPGHWIDNMETIVMKVRLPRIAAAVLVGGALSVAGATYQNLFRNPLVSPAILGVSAGAGFGAALGMVLHFSWAFVQMGAFAMGLVAVICSVGISYFFGNKLIVTLVLGGMVMAALFHALISILMYLADPLDTLPSITFWLMGGISKVTLHDVYWSLPPILISIAVLYAIRWQINVMSMGEEEAYTLGVNVKFIRILVLFCATLMTAAAVSISGVIGWVGLLIPHMARMLVGANFQVLLPASLLLGSTYLLLMDDLARSVASVEIPVGILTALLGAPFFIFLLARSKKQWIN
- a CDS encoding ABC transporter ATP-binding protein produces the protein MSQKEGVATNFQIQNISCGYGDKTVIGGISFHFNSGDLLCLLGPNGVGKTTFFKTVLGFLRPQKGEILLDGQTIEQWSHKKFAMQVAYVPQAHVAPFPFDVIDVVMMGRTAHLGALSCPGDNDRKIAEEALATLAISHLKNQPYTEISGGERQLVLIARALTQKPKFLIMDEPTANLDFGNQIKVINHIKRLVQQQNMGVMMTTHFPNQAFYCATKVVVMGKKNKISVGTPNEVITEKYLKEVYGVDVKFVYSEEGGCQTKFCIPVDHSGQWDVEKTIG